A region of Roseobacter litoralis Och 149 DNA encodes the following proteins:
- a CDS encoding SDR family oxidoreductase, whose translation MTQKTLLSFGHGYSARALAALLIPAGWRVIGTTRSADKAAGIAQTGVEPLIWPGSDVSGTIRNATALLISAGPDKDGDPVLRRLHAQIADHARQLKWVGYLSTTGVYGDHDGAWVDEDTPLTPSTARGQARVAAEAAWQAIPDLPLHIFRLAGIYGPGRGPFSKVRAGTARRIIKKGQVFSRTHVEDIAQVLMASIQQPRPGAIYNVCDDDPAPPQDVIGHAAELLGLPLPPEVDFETADMTPMARSFYAESKKVRNDLIKRELGVVLKYPNYRTGLEAML comes from the coding sequence ATGACGCAGAAAACACTTCTATCCTTTGGGCATGGCTATAGTGCGCGGGCGCTCGCCGCCCTGTTGATACCGGCAGGTTGGCGCGTGATTGGCACAACACGCAGCGCCGACAAAGCCGCAGGCATTGCGCAAACGGGTGTTGAGCCGCTGATCTGGCCCGGGTCGGACGTCAGTGGCACGATAAGGAACGCCACAGCGCTGCTGATTTCTGCTGGACCTGACAAGGATGGTGATCCCGTTTTGCGCCGGTTGCACGCTCAAATTGCCGACCATGCCCGGCAGTTGAAATGGGTCGGCTATCTTTCGACCACGGGTGTTTATGGCGATCATGATGGCGCATGGGTGGATGAAGACACACCGCTGACACCATCGACGGCGCGCGGTCAGGCGCGTGTCGCGGCAGAAGCCGCATGGCAGGCCATCCCCGATTTGCCGTTACATATCTTTCGATTGGCGGGCATCTACGGCCCGGGCCGTGGTCCGTTCTCCAAGGTGCGCGCGGGAACTGCCCGGCGGATCATCAAAAAGGGTCAGGTTTTTTCACGCACCCATGTGGAGGATATCGCGCAGGTGTTGATGGCCTCGATCCAGCAGCCGCGTCCGGGTGCGATCTATAACGTCTGCGATGATGATCCTGCCCCACCGCAGGATGTGATCGGTCATGCGGCGGAGCTTTTGGGTCTGCCCCTGCCGCCGGAGGTTGACTTTGAAACCGCGGATATGACCCCGATGGCGCGCAGCTTTTATGCCGAGAGCAAGAAGGTGCGCAACGATCTGATCAAACGCGAGTTGGGCGTCGTTTTGAAATACCCCAACTATCGAACGGGGCTTGAGGCGATGCTGTAA